From one Synechocystis sp. PCC 6803 substr. PCC-P genomic stretch:
- a CDS encoding patatin-like phospholipase family protein: MKPKVAIACQGGGSQTAFTAGVMKALFENKMQDHFDIVSLSGTSGGAICALLIWYALKKGENPVWKRLLDFWLDNSAQTYQERFFNDFVIRSLELTSKGIVPQYSVTPYSPLAQTWLASATQGLRSRFINLEELLQVHVDFSELATWGKQLEPPVLLIGACNILTGKLDKFNSRQEAIRIEHLLASACVPNIFPTVVIEEEGEKKAYWDGLFSDNPPIRSLYRQDFVGIENIPQEIWVIKINPTQTDKIPTDADDIADRRNELEGNVSLFQSLDQIEFLNYLFIKGAFKEEFLQEVGIKEPLKIPKSFPEDPDQTYHIPAIEMSPELAKSLNYENKLDRCPENINRLIADGEKQGKKFIQTRLQQMGIH; this comes from the coding sequence ATGAAACCCAAAGTGGCGATCGCCTGTCAGGGTGGGGGCAGCCAAACTGCTTTCACCGCCGGTGTAATGAAGGCTCTGTTCGAGAACAAGATGCAAGACCACTTCGACATTGTGAGTTTGAGTGGTACTTCTGGAGGCGCTATTTGTGCCCTACTAATTTGGTATGCCCTGAAAAAAGGAGAAAATCCGGTCTGGAAAAGATTGCTTGATTTTTGGCTGGATAACAGTGCCCAAACCTATCAGGAAAGATTTTTTAATGATTTTGTCATTAGGTCTCTGGAGTTGACCAGCAAAGGCATCGTTCCCCAGTATAGTGTGACTCCCTATTCTCCCCTAGCCCAGACCTGGTTAGCTTCGGCTACCCAAGGGTTACGGAGTCGCTTTATCAATTTAGAAGAATTGTTACAGGTTCATGTCGATTTTTCAGAGTTAGCAACTTGGGGCAAGCAATTAGAGCCCCCGGTACTTTTAATTGGAGCTTGCAATATTCTGACGGGAAAACTAGATAAGTTTAATTCTCGCCAGGAAGCCATAAGAATAGAGCATCTGCTTGCTTCGGCCTGTGTGCCAAATATTTTTCCCACCGTTGTTATTGAAGAAGAGGGTGAAAAAAAAGCTTACTGGGATGGCTTATTTTCTGATAATCCTCCCATTCGTTCTTTATACAGGCAAGATTTTGTCGGTATTGAGAACATTCCCCAGGAAATTTGGGTAATTAAAATTAATCCGACCCAGACCGATAAAATTCCCACCGATGCCGATGACATTGCCGATCGCCGCAATGAGTTGGAAGGGAATGTTTCTTTATTTCAAAGCCTGGATCAAATCGAATTTCTCAATTATTTATTTATAAAAGGAGCTTTTAAAGAGGAGTTTTTACAGGAAGTTGGCATCAAAGAGCCGTTAAAAATACCTAAGTCTTTTCCTGAAGATCCCGACCAAACTTATCATATACCAGCCATTGAAATGTCACCGGAATTGGCTAAAAGTTTAAATTATGAAAATAAATTAGATCGTTGCCCAGAAAACATTAATCGGCTGATTGCCGACGGAGAAAAACAGGGAAAGAAATTTATCCAAACGAGACTCCAACAAATGGGTATTCATTGA
- a CDS encoding AI-2E family transporter, which yields MNWPNMPPGDRRWLWIGLTLPLCLLNGWVLLQILDYFQSPLRIFIIANLVAFILGYPVRWLQRYPRLKLPYAVALVLLTTAIILAVIGLLVIPKLVDQIRTVLQLLPHLNALGDRHLESLDNLSNQWEIPTNFRAWGRELSNEFPNQIRSITNQLINLLIWTAGSLVEAGFIFIMTVYLLLRGQTFWDGIFRWLPIDWRHKVRQRLRHSFQNYYIGQATVAALLGVSLIISLSIFQVPLALLFGMFVGFMAFFPFGGGTSIVLISIIASFQSIWLGIKVLAIATVVDQVVENGLAPKLLGRVTGVHPVWILLSLMIGAKVAGLLGILVAIPIASFIRDMLNDFI from the coding sequence ATGAATTGGCCCAATATGCCCCCTGGCGATCGCCGTTGGTTGTGGATTGGTCTGACGTTGCCCCTGTGTCTGCTCAACGGTTGGGTACTACTGCAGATATTGGATTATTTCCAGTCCCCCCTGAGAATTTTTATTATTGCGAACCTGGTCGCTTTTATTCTCGGTTATCCGGTGCGTTGGCTCCAGCGCTATCCCCGTCTAAAGTTGCCCTACGCAGTGGCATTGGTATTACTCACCACGGCGATTATTTTGGCGGTGATTGGTCTGTTGGTAATTCCCAAATTAGTAGATCAAATTCGTACTGTTTTACAACTTTTGCCCCATCTCAATGCCCTGGGCGATCGCCACTTAGAAAGCCTAGATAATTTAAGCAATCAGTGGGAAATTCCCACCAATTTCCGTGCTTGGGGCCGGGAATTATCCAATGAGTTTCCTAACCAAATTCGCTCCATTACCAACCAATTAATAAATTTATTGATTTGGACTGCAGGTAGCTTAGTAGAAGCCGGCTTTATCTTTATTATGACTGTCTATTTATTGCTGCGGGGACAGACATTTTGGGATGGCATATTCCGTTGGTTACCCATTGATTGGCGTCATAAGGTACGACAAAGATTACGCCATAGTTTTCAGAATTACTACATTGGCCAAGCCACCGTGGCGGCGTTGCTAGGGGTTAGTTTAATCATTTCTCTAAGCATTTTTCAAGTGCCCCTGGCCCTACTATTTGGTATGTTTGTTGGCTTTATGGCTTTCTTTCCCTTTGGGGGAGGCACCAGCATTGTTTTAATCAGTATTATTGCCAGTTTTCAGAGCATTTGGTTGGGCATTAAAGTCTTGGCGATCGCCACTGTAGTGGATCAGGTGGTGGAAAATGGCCTAGCCCCAAAATTACTGGGTCGTGTCACCGGGGTGCACCCCGTTTGGATTTTACTTTCCTTGATGATTGGTGCCAAGGTGGCCGGATTGTTAGGTATTTTAGTGGCTATCCCCATTGCTAGTTTCATACGGGATATGCTCAATGATTTTATCTAG
- the grpE gene encoding nucleotide exchange factor GrpE, with protein MNEDQVSLENQTNPVSPEASDVPAVTPEESPQPTDAVLGEPSGEQSEDPRIGAATETEGGPLEQEKSSEEIIAILQKDLASHRQELAEQSEQLDSIKKRYVALAAEFDNFRKRTQREKEEQAKLIKGRTITELLPVVDNFERARTQIKPNSDGENQIHKSYQGVYKNLVDSLKGLGVAPMRPEGKPFDPKYHEAMLREPTAEYPEDTVIEELVRGYLLDDIVLRHSMVKVAVAPEEGAEVVNGEAGANP; from the coding sequence ATGAACGAAGATCAAGTTTCCCTCGAAAATCAAACCAATCCTGTCTCCCCAGAGGCCAGTGATGTTCCTGCCGTAACTCCGGAGGAAAGTCCCCAGCCCACTGATGCTGTTTTAGGAGAGCCGTCCGGGGAACAGTCGGAAGATCCGAGGATTGGCGCTGCCACAGAAACGGAAGGGGGGCCGCTGGAACAAGAAAAAAGCAGTGAAGAGATAATTGCCATTCTGCAAAAAGACCTGGCCAGCCATCGCCAGGAATTGGCTGAACAGTCGGAGCAACTAGACTCCATCAAAAAGCGTTACGTGGCCCTGGCAGCTGAATTTGATAATTTTCGCAAGCGCACCCAGCGGGAGAAAGAGGAGCAAGCAAAACTCATCAAAGGAAGGACCATAACAGAACTTTTGCCGGTGGTGGACAATTTTGAGCGGGCCCGCACCCAGATCAAGCCCAACTCCGACGGGGAAAATCAGATCCACAAAAGTTATCAGGGGGTGTACAAAAACCTGGTGGACAGCCTTAAAGGTTTGGGGGTAGCTCCCATGCGCCCTGAGGGAAAACCTTTTGATCCTAAATACCATGAGGCGATGCTCCGGGAACCCACCGCTGAATATCCCGAGGATACGGTGATTGAGGAGTTGGTGCGGGGTTATCTTTTAGATGACATTGTGCTGCGTCATTCCATGGTCAAGGTGGCGGTGGCTCCGGAAGAAGGAGCTGAAGTGGTGAATGGAGAGGCGGGAGCTAACCCCTAG
- the dnaK gene encoding molecular chaperone DnaK, with product MGKVIGIDLGTTNSCASVLEGGKPIVITNTEGGRTTPSIVGFTKGSQRLVGQLAKRQSVTNAENTVYSIKRFIGRRWDDTVEERSRVPYNCVKGRDDTVSVSIRGQSYTPQEISAMILQKLKADSEAFLGEPVTQAVITVPAYFTDAQRQATKDAGTIAGLEVLRIINEPTAAALAYGLDKQETEELILVFDLGGGTFDVSLLQLGNGVFEVLSTSGNNHLGGDDFDNCVVQWMAESFKQKENIDLSTDKMAIQRLREAAEKAKIELSSMLNTTINLPFITADESGPKHLEMELARSQFEELTKQLLEDTRVPLTQALDDGEIRASDVHRVILVGGSTRIPAIQRVIQEFFPDSQLERSVNPDEAVALGAAIQAGVIGGEVEDVLLLDVTPLSLGLETLGEVTTKIIERNTTIPTSRSEVFSTAVDGQTSVEIHVIQGERAMARDNKSLGKFLLAGIPPAPRGMPQIEVSFEIDVNGILKVSAQDQGTGKEQSIVISHTGGLSGGEIEKMRQEAQQYAAQDQLRLRMMELQNQADSLFHTYETTLQESGELVREELKSSGKQKKDQLAIALRTPNTPVEKLQTLVEEFRQIILLIGTEVYQQGKGAASNEFANFVQGTSSGTSQMIESLETNLNPIQASSGITMTPGTMINGTVNPGGMDYVETAPVYGLDDGEEFDFDADETVYSDYEAID from the coding sequence ATGGGCAAAGTCATTGGCATTGATTTGGGAACCACCAACAGTTGTGCTTCTGTGTTGGAGGGGGGCAAACCTATTGTGATTACCAACACGGAGGGAGGCCGTACCACCCCCAGCATTGTGGGTTTCACCAAAGGTTCCCAGCGGTTAGTGGGGCAATTGGCCAAGCGTCAATCGGTGACCAATGCGGAAAATACGGTGTACAGCATCAAACGCTTTATTGGGCGACGCTGGGATGACACGGTGGAGGAACGTTCCCGGGTGCCCTATAACTGCGTTAAGGGGCGGGACGATACCGTCAGTGTGTCTATTCGCGGACAATCCTATACTCCCCAAGAAATTTCCGCCATGATTTTGCAAAAACTGAAGGCGGACTCTGAGGCTTTTTTGGGGGAGCCGGTTACCCAGGCAGTGATTACCGTGCCGGCCTATTTCACCGATGCCCAGCGCCAAGCGACGAAGGATGCAGGGACGATCGCCGGTTTGGAAGTATTGCGGATTATCAATGAGCCAACGGCGGCGGCTTTGGCCTATGGGCTAGATAAACAGGAAACGGAAGAGTTAATTTTGGTGTTTGACTTGGGGGGGGGCACATTTGATGTTTCCCTGCTACAGCTTGGTAACGGAGTATTTGAAGTGCTATCCACCTCTGGTAATAACCATCTGGGGGGGGATGATTTTGATAATTGCGTTGTCCAGTGGATGGCAGAATCCTTTAAGCAAAAGGAAAATATTGACTTAAGCACCGATAAAATGGCGATTCAACGACTACGGGAGGCGGCGGAGAAGGCCAAAATCGAACTCTCCAGCATGCTGAATACGACCATTAACTTGCCTTTTATCACCGCAGATGAGTCGGGACCCAAACACTTGGAAATGGAACTTGCCCGGAGCCAGTTTGAGGAGTTAACTAAGCAATTACTAGAAGATACTAGGGTTCCCCTCACCCAGGCATTGGACGATGGTGAGATCAGGGCCAGTGATGTCCACCGAGTTATTCTGGTGGGAGGCTCTACCCGTATTCCGGCCATTCAACGGGTTATTCAAGAATTTTTTCCCGACAGTCAGTTAGAGCGTTCCGTTAACCCAGATGAGGCAGTAGCTTTAGGAGCCGCTATTCAAGCTGGGGTCATTGGTGGCGAGGTGGAGGATGTGTTGCTGTTGGATGTAACGCCTTTATCCCTGGGTTTGGAGACCCTAGGGGAGGTAACAACAAAAATCATTGAACGCAATACCACCATTCCCACTAGTCGCTCAGAAGTGTTTTCCACAGCGGTCGACGGACAAACATCGGTGGAAATCCATGTTATCCAGGGGGAAAGGGCCATGGCCAGGGATAACAAAAGCCTGGGTAAGTTCTTACTGGCGGGGATTCCTCCCGCTCCCCGGGGGATGCCCCAAATTGAGGTCAGCTTTGAAATTGATGTTAATGGTATTCTCAAGGTTTCTGCCCAGGACCAAGGCACAGGCAAGGAACAGAGTATTGTGATTAGCCATACCGGTGGCTTGAGCGGCGGAGAAATTGAAAAGATGCGCCAGGAGGCGCAACAGTATGCCGCCCAGGATCAATTGCGTCTGCGGATGATGGAACTACAAAACCAAGCGGATAGCCTTTTCCACACCTACGAGACTACACTCCAGGAAAGCGGTGAACTAGTGCGGGAAGAACTCAAGTCTTCTGGCAAGCAGAAGAAGGACCAATTGGCGATCGCCTTACGGACCCCCAATACGCCGGTGGAGAAATTGCAGACCTTGGTGGAGGAATTCCGGCAAATTATTTTACTGATTGGTACGGAAGTCTATCAACAGGGCAAAGGGGCTGCTAGTAATGAATTTGCCAATTTTGTTCAGGGCACTAGCAGTGGGACAAGTCAAATGATTGAATCCCTGGAAACCAATTTGAATCCTATCCAAGCGTCCTCGGGCATCACCATGACACCGGGCACTATGATCAATGGCACCGTCAATCCCGGTGGGATGGATTATGTGGAAACTGCTCCAGTGTACGGTCTAGATGACGGGGAGGAATTTGACTTTGACGCTGATGAAACTGTTTACAGTGACTATGAAGCGATCGATTAG
- a CDS encoding GspE/PulE family protein produces the protein MTSSSSSKKSRAVALRNYFSPFGNKLVAGGHVDAEQLRQALVQVKKTGRSLPEELKAVTGRELSPELLRQYKKNQLFELKVLYGVDSVDPEVAPIATQQMAELIGRFFPLDTCRRFKFLPLAQQEGDPPSVLVAMVDPDNLAAQDELNRILRVKGFELRRLVVTQDDFNQLLEQYYAIREEWEAAQEKRDQERALDKLNDLTDIVGSIDMNLGEDKEDVDNALDSNDANQAPVINLVNKILAKALQEGTSDIHVEPQEETLRIRFRKDGVLNQAFDPLPRKITPAVVARFKIMADMDIAERRSPQDGKIRRIYQGRKVDFRVNTLPSRYGEKVCLRILDNSATQLGLDFLITNPETLQTVRELAARPYGLMLVTGPTGSGKSTTLYSVLAERNSPEVNINTAEDPIEYALPGITQVQVIREKGMDFSNILRAFMRQDPDVILVGETRDKETAKTAIEAALTGHLVLTTLHTNDAAGAIARLDEMGVEPFMVSGSLLGVLAQRLMRKVCTECRIAYHPSKEELSRFGLSASGDEVVTFYKANSLSPDEIHLARQKGNLCQKCSGSGYKGRVGVYEVMRNSERIAELINQGATTDRIKDCAVEEGMITLLAYSLNLVQEGYTTLEEVERVTFTDTGLESEMRAKRKSALTCRTCAAELQQEWLDCPYCMTSRFS, from the coding sequence ATGACATCTTCCTCCTCTTCCAAGAAAAGCCGTGCCGTTGCCCTACGAAATTATTTTTCCCCCTTCGGCAATAAATTGGTGGCGGGGGGCCATGTAGATGCTGAACAATTGCGACAGGCCCTAGTCCAGGTGAAAAAAACTGGGCGGTCTTTGCCCGAGGAACTTAAGGCAGTCACTGGCCGAGAATTGTCCCCAGAACTACTGCGGCAGTACAAAAAAAATCAGTTATTTGAGCTCAAAGTACTTTACGGGGTGGACAGCGTCGATCCGGAGGTTGCCCCGATCGCCACCCAGCAAATGGCCGAGTTGATTGGGCGATTTTTTCCTTTGGATACTTGTCGGCGATTCAAGTTTTTGCCCTTAGCCCAGCAGGAAGGCGACCCCCCCAGTGTGCTAGTGGCCATGGTGGACCCCGATAACTTGGCTGCCCAGGACGAGCTAAACCGAATTTTGCGGGTTAAAGGTTTTGAATTGCGCCGCTTGGTGGTCACCCAAGATGATTTTAACCAACTGTTGGAACAGTACTATGCCATCCGGGAAGAGTGGGAGGCGGCCCAGGAAAAAAGGGACCAGGAAAGGGCCCTTGATAAACTTAATGATTTGACGGATATTGTCGGCTCCATCGACATGAATCTGGGGGAGGACAAAGAAGATGTAGATAATGCTCTAGACTCCAACGATGCTAACCAAGCACCGGTGATTAACCTGGTCAACAAAATTTTGGCTAAGGCTCTCCAGGAAGGAACTTCCGACATTCACGTGGAGCCGCAGGAAGAAACCCTGAGAATTCGTTTCCGCAAGGATGGGGTTTTAAATCAGGCTTTCGATCCCCTGCCCCGCAAAATTACCCCCGCCGTGGTGGCCCGTTTTAAAATTATGGCGGACATGGACATTGCGGAGAGGCGATCGCCCCAGGATGGCAAAATTCGCCGTATTTACCAGGGCAGGAAGGTGGATTTTCGGGTTAATACCCTACCCAGCCGCTATGGGGAAAAGGTTTGTTTGCGGATTTTGGACAACTCCGCCACTCAGTTGGGCTTAGATTTTCTAATCACTAACCCCGAAACCCTACAAACGGTAAGGGAATTGGCCGCCCGGCCCTATGGCTTAATGTTGGTGACGGGGCCCACCGGATCGGGAAAATCCACCACCCTCTACTCGGTGTTGGCGGAACGCAATAGCCCCGAGGTGAATATCAACACAGCGGAGGACCCGATTGAGTATGCTCTACCGGGCATTACCCAAGTGCAGGTGATTCGGGAAAAGGGCATGGATTTTTCCAATATTCTGCGGGCATTTATGCGTCAGGATCCCGATGTGATTCTGGTGGGGGAAACCAGGGATAAGGAGACGGCCAAAACGGCCATTGAGGCGGCTCTGACTGGACACTTAGTTCTCACTACTCTCCACACCAATGATGCGGCCGGGGCGATCGCCAGATTGGATGAAATGGGAGTGGAGCCGTTTATGGTTTCTGGGTCATTGTTGGGGGTGTTGGCCCAACGGCTGATGCGGAAAGTTTGTACGGAATGTCGCATTGCTTACCACCCTAGCAAGGAAGAATTGTCCCGCTTTGGGCTGTCCGCTTCCGGGGATGAAGTGGTTACTTTTTATAAAGCCAATTCCCTCAGTCCCGACGAAATCCATCTTGCCCGTCAAAAAGGTAATTTATGTCAAAAATGTAGTGGCAGTGGCTATAAGGGTCGGGTGGGGGTCTATGAGGTGATGCGTAATTCTGAGCGTATTGCTGAATTGATTAACCAGGGGGCCACCACTGACCGCATTAAGGATTGTGCGGTGGAAGAGGGCATGATCACCCTATTGGCCTATAGTCTTAATTTAGTGCAGGAAGGCTACACCACCCTAGAGGAGGTGGAACGGGTCACTTTCACCGATACCGGACTGGAGTCAGAAATGCGGGCTAAGCGCAAGAGTGCTTTAACCTGTCGTACGTGTGCGGCGGAACTGCAACAGGAATGGCTTGATTGTCCCTATTGCATGACTTCCCGGTTTAGCTAA